From the genome of Triticum aestivum cultivar Chinese Spring chromosome 1A, IWGSC CS RefSeq v2.1, whole genome shotgun sequence:
AGAGCGGCTCACGTCACCGTGGGCGGCGAGGAGCGGTGCGCGTGCCGCTTCACGGTGCGGTGGACGGACGGGCCGTTCCGCGGCGGCTTCGACGAAGTCGGCGTCGACGAGGTCTGCTGCGTGCGGGACTCGCCGGTCAACGACCCGGTGCTGAGCGAGTTCCTGGACCGCGTGACGAGGTCGTTCGGCTTCTGCGACGGCGAGGAGAACGCGAAGGCGGCGCAGGACTCGCCGGTCCAGGACCCGCGGCTGAACGGGTTCCTGGACCGCGTGACGAAGTCCTTCGGCTTCTGCAACGGCGAGGAGAAACCGAAGGCGGCGGCGTCTCAGGGTACCGGGGCCACGCCGGCCCCGGGCAGCGAGCAGAGCGCGACGGCGGCGCCTCAGGCGAGCGGGGCCACGTCGCTCTGGGGCGGCGAGGGGGGGACTGCCTTCATAATCATCGACTAGGTGTCGCGGCCTGCACTGCATTCCTGCGCTTCTGTTTCGATGTATCCATGTGCCTGCCCTGCTCGACGATTGGTGAGGGTATTTTGTGCCTTTGCGTTGCTTCATTCAGTTACTGTCTTTGTCTTCCATGTTTCGTGTCTCAAGTCTAATCTTGTTCGGCCCCAAAATGGACGCCATCGTTGGTAGTACTGTACTTGGTAGTCGGTACGATTATGTATCTCTGTTCATGTTGCCATCTTTCCCTGGAACCTGAAAGCCATATTATTGAACTGAGCCAAATTTTATTCTGTATACCTGAAAACCAAAATAGCATCCACCAAGCGTTTAAATAACAGCGCTCAAAACATGGTGATGCTACCTAGTGCAAAGTAGAACAAGATTACATTAGACCTAATGTTTATG
Proteins encoded in this window:
- the LOC123054169 gene encoding uncharacterized protein isoform X1 is translated as MPTPRNRKVPAPAPPRRPPPRLEYRAKDGAWYGARMALQGDSLRVMFEEFREEFDEWHDPDAGDLASPGDVAALRARFRPASPPLEDARCGDLRRGQPLCVLRAMPDGERKYYDAVLDSVKRAAHVTVGGEERCACRFTVRWTDGPFRGGFDEVGVDEVCCVRDSPVNDPVLSEFLDRVTRSFGFCDGEENAKAAQDSPVQDPRLNGFLDRVTKSFGFCNGEEKPKAAASQGTGATPAPGSEQSATAAPQASGATSLWGGEGGTAFIIID
- the LOC123054169 gene encoding uncharacterized protein isoform X2, which encodes MPTPRNRKVPAPAPPRRPPPRLEYRAKDGAWYGARMALQGDSLRVMFEEFREEFDEWHDPDAGDLASPGDVAALRARFRPASPPLEDARCGDLRRGQPLCVLRAMPDGERNKRRPNTQVKRAAHVTVGGEERCACRFTVRWTDGPFRGGFDEVGVDEVCCVRDSPVNDPVLSEFLDRVTRSFGFCDGEENAKAAQDSPVQDPRLNGFLDRVTKSFGFCNGEEKPKAAASQGTGATPAPGSEQSATAAPQASGATSLWGGEGGTAFIIID